Proteins co-encoded in one uncultured Draconibacterium sp. genomic window:
- a CDS encoding HAMP domain-containing sensor histidine kinase yields MSRKMLITLIVLMAVVLSGLILVQGSMIRSASDIREEQFNQQVANALDVVAVQLNLAEQRLAREYASRGIVPGQNANPSEFSNVFPRNSLSQATVSFRLSYSKSNQYGQMEEKYNSETADSTELSAVSQMQRFLEESLDLERKRQQWIRDGNWQNYEILLEDRPIEERIDSTLLEMFLRDALAQTEIDLEYKYAIKNSTLGKDRIIFGDMDYKPGKRKEYPQLLFQNDYNGAEPNYLNIYFPERRKYLVKQTGLTIIPTFILTGLLIAIFAYALMVIMRQKKLSNIKNDFINNMTHELKTPISTISLASQMLQDGSVTNTPSIIEHVANVINQESKRLGFQVEKVLQMAVFNEGRLKLKFREFDANKMIKTVTGNFELRVNNKNGTLHTEILADNALIKGDEVHITNVIFNLLDNAMKYSKDVPEIWVKTENRKDQLVISVQDNGIGIAKEHQAQIFDRFYRVPTGNVHDVKGFGLGLSYVKKIIDLHDGTIKVESALNKGTKFKIYFPQINN; encoded by the coding sequence ATGAGTCGTAAAATGTTAATAACATTAATTGTGTTGATGGCTGTTGTGCTGTCGGGGTTGATATTGGTGCAGGGATCGATGATTAGATCGGCATCCGATATCAGGGAGGAGCAGTTTAATCAGCAGGTGGCTAATGCATTAGATGTGGTTGCGGTGCAACTGAATTTGGCCGAACAACGACTGGCGCGTGAGTATGCAAGCCGAGGAATCGTTCCCGGGCAAAATGCCAATCCAAGTGAGTTTAGCAATGTTTTTCCGCGAAATAGCCTGTCGCAAGCAACCGTAAGTTTTCGGCTGAGCTACTCTAAGAGTAACCAGTATGGGCAAATGGAAGAAAAGTACAACTCCGAAACAGCGGATTCGACGGAACTAAGTGCAGTTTCACAAATGCAGCGCTTTTTGGAGGAAAGTCTTGATTTGGAACGAAAGCGGCAGCAATGGATACGCGATGGAAACTGGCAGAACTATGAAATTCTTTTGGAAGACCGGCCCATCGAAGAGCGAATTGACTCGACACTGCTTGAAATGTTTTTGAGAGATGCGCTGGCGCAAACCGAAATCGATTTGGAATATAAATATGCCATTAAAAATTCAACGCTGGGAAAAGACCGGATAATTTTTGGTGATATGGATTATAAACCGGGTAAAAGGAAAGAATATCCGCAGTTGCTTTTTCAGAACGACTACAACGGTGCGGAACCCAATTATTTAAATATATATTTCCCGGAACGCAGAAAATACCTGGTAAAACAAACCGGTTTAACCATTATTCCAACATTTATATTAACCGGATTGCTAATTGCCATTTTTGCTTATGCTTTAATGGTTATTATGCGCCAGAAAAAGTTGTCGAATATTAAAAACGACTTTATTAATAATATGACGCACGAGTTGAAAACACCAATTTCAACTATTTCGCTTGCCAGCCAAATGTTGCAGGATGGAAGTGTGACAAACACGCCATCGATAATTGAACACGTTGCAAACGTAATTAATCAGGAGAGTAAACGTTTGGGGTTTCAGGTAGAGAAAGTGCTGCAAATGGCCGTTTTTAACGAAGGCCGTTTAAAATTAAAGTTCAGGGAGTTTGATGCGAATAAAATGATAAAAACCGTGACTGGTAACTTCGAGTTGCGGGTTAACAATAAAAACGGAACGCTTCATACCGAAATTTTAGCAGACAATGCACTTATTAAAGGCGACGAGGTGCATATTACAAATGTTATTTTTAACTTGCTCGACAATGCAATGAAGTACAGCAAGGATGTACCTGAAATTTGGGTAAAAACCGAGAATCGAAAAGATCAGCTTGTTATTTCGGTGCAAGATAATGGCATTGGAATTGCTAAAGAACATCAGGCGCAGATTTTTGATCGCTTTTACCGGGTGCCTACCGGAAATGTACATGATGTAAAAGGATTTGGTCTGGGATTAAGTTATGTGAAGAAGATTATCGACCTTCATGATGGTACAATAAAAGTAGAGAGTGCATTGAATAAAGGAACGAAATTTAAAATTTATTTCCCACAAATAAATAATTAA
- a CDS encoding response regulator transcription factor — protein MEQKTKLLLAEDDENLGLLLKEYLVAKGYDAELYPDGEAAYKGFMKEHFDICVLDVMMPKKDGFTLAKDIRIINADIPIIFLTAKNMKDDVLEGFQLGADDYITKPFSMEELIMRLEAILRRTSHEGQANTQQIFTLGKFTFDTRKQTLTEGENTVKLTTKESDLLKLLCQNANKVLERNYALKSIWIDDNYFNARSMDVYITKLRKHLKEEPTVEIINVHGKGYKLIV, from the coding sequence ATGGAACAAAAAACAAAATTATTACTGGCGGAAGACGATGAAAATTTAGGCTTGTTATTGAAGGAGTATTTGGTTGCAAAAGGATATGATGCAGAGCTTTATCCTGATGGTGAAGCCGCTTACAAAGGATTTATGAAAGAGCATTTTGATATCTGCGTTTTGGATGTGATGATGCCGAAAAAAGACGGGTTTACTTTGGCAAAAGATATACGTATTATTAATGCCGACATTCCGATAATCTTTCTTACCGCAAAAAACATGAAAGACGATGTGCTGGAAGGTTTTCAGCTGGGAGCCGACGATTATATTACCAAGCCTTTTAGCATGGAAGAGTTGATTATGCGTTTGGAGGCGATTCTTCGTCGTACTTCGCATGAAGGACAGGCCAATACTCAGCAGATTTTTACTTTAGGTAAATTTACTTTCGATACGAGAAAACAAACACTTACTGAAGGTGAAAACACCGTAAAACTAACCACAAAAGAATCGGATTTGCTGAAATTGCTTTGCCAGAATGCCAACAAGGTGCTGGAACGTAATTATGCATTAAAATCGATTTGGATCGACGATAATTACTTTAATGCGCGTAGTATGGATGTTTATATTACCAAACTGCGCAAGCACCTGAAAGAAGAACCTACCGTTGAAATTATAAATGTACACGGAAAAGGTTATAAACTGATTGTTTGA
- the lepA gene encoding translation elongation factor 4, giving the protein MEKIRNFCIIAHIDHGKSTLADRLLEFTKTVSERQMHAQVLDSMDLEQERGITIKSHAIQMDYVHDGEPYKLNLIDTPGHVDFSYEVSRSIAACEGALLIIDATQGIQAQTISNLYLAIEHDLEIIPVLNKMDLPNAMPEVVEDQIIDLIGCKREDIIRASGKTGEGVQEILDHIIYKIPHPKGDPKAPLQALIFDSVFNSFRGIIAYFKIQNGQIRKKDLVKFVATSKQYNADEVGVLKLSLQPRDVLGPGDVGYIISGIKTAKEVKVGDTITHVENPCDKAIEGFEEVKPMVFAGVYPIDADDYEDLRAAMDKLQLNDASLTFEPESSAALGFGFRCGFLGLLHMEIIQERLEREFDMNVITTVPNVSYKAHLTDGSEITVYNPSGMPASTTVDEIEEPYIRANIITASEFIGPVMTLCLDKRGELISQNYLTAERAELVFNLPLGEIVFDFYDKLKSISKGYASFDYHMSGFKPAKLVRLDILLNGEMVDALSTLIHFDNAYPFGRRMCEKLKELIPRQQFDIAIQAAIGAKIIARETVKAVRKDVTAKCYGGDITRKRKLLEKQKKGKKRMKQVGNVEVPQKAFLAVLKLD; this is encoded by the coding sequence ATGGAGAAAATTAGAAACTTTTGCATCATTGCACACATCGACCATGGAAAGAGTACGCTGGCTGACCGCCTGTTGGAATTTACCAAGACCGTTAGCGAACGCCAAATGCACGCTCAGGTACTCGATAGTATGGATCTGGAACAGGAACGTGGTATTACAATTAAAAGCCATGCCATTCAGATGGACTATGTGCACGATGGTGAACCTTATAAATTAAACCTGATTGATACTCCGGGACACGTGGATTTCTCATACGAGGTTTCGAGATCGATTGCGGCATGCGAAGGGGCATTGCTTATTATTGACGCTACCCAGGGAATTCAGGCACAAACTATTTCGAATTTGTACCTGGCTATTGAACACGACCTGGAGATTATTCCGGTACTGAATAAAATGGATCTTCCTAACGCAATGCCCGAAGTCGTAGAGGATCAAATCATCGACCTGATTGGCTGCAAACGCGAAGATATCATTCGAGCCAGTGGAAAAACAGGCGAAGGAGTTCAGGAGATTCTTGATCATATTATTTATAAAATACCACACCCGAAGGGCGATCCGAAAGCACCACTACAAGCTCTTATTTTCGATTCGGTTTTTAATTCGTTTCGTGGAATTATTGCCTATTTCAAAATTCAGAACGGGCAGATTCGCAAAAAAGATCTGGTAAAATTTGTGGCCACTAGCAAACAATACAATGCCGACGAAGTGGGCGTACTCAAATTGAGTTTGCAACCACGTGATGTTTTAGGTCCCGGCGATGTTGGATACATTATTTCGGGAATTAAAACAGCCAAAGAGGTAAAAGTTGGTGATACTATTACCCATGTTGAAAATCCGTGCGATAAAGCGATTGAAGGTTTTGAGGAAGTAAAACCGATGGTTTTTGCCGGAGTTTACCCCATTGACGCCGATGATTATGAAGATTTGCGCGCAGCAATGGACAAACTGCAGCTAAACGATGCATCGTTAACTTTCGAGCCGGAATCGTCGGCTGCGTTGGGATTTGGATTCCGCTGCGGGTTCCTGGGGCTTTTACACATGGAGATTATTCAGGAACGTCTGGAGCGCGAATTCGATATGAACGTAATTACAACAGTTCCTAACGTTTCATACAAAGCCCACCTTACCGACGGAAGTGAAATTACGGTTTACAACCCTTCGGGAATGCCAGCTTCAACAACAGTTGACGAGATTGAAGAACCATATATCAGGGCCAATATTATTACAGCCTCGGAATTTATCGGGCCGGTAATGACCTTGTGCCTCGACAAACGTGGCGAACTGATCAGCCAGAATTACCTGACTGCCGAACGCGCCGAACTGGTTTTTAACCTTCCGCTGGGCGAAATCGTTTTCGATTTTTACGACAAACTAAAAAGCATTTCGAAAGGCTACGCTTCGTTTGATTACCACATGAGTGGTTTTAAACCGGCAAAACTGGTCCGTTTAGACATTCTGCTGAACGGCGAAATGGTTGATGCCTTATCAACACTAATTCACTTCGATAATGCTTACCCGTTCGGTCGCCGCATGTGTGAGAAGTTGAAAGAACTAATTCCGAGACAACAGTTCGACATTGCCATTCAGGCAGCTATTGGTGCAAAAATTATTGCCCGCGAAACCGTAAAAGCTGTTCGAAAAGATGTTACGGCAAAATGTTACGGTGGCGATATTACGCGTAAACGAAAACTGTTGGAAAAGCAGAAAAAAGGAAAGAAACGAATGAAACAAGTAGGTAATGTTGAAGTACCTCAAAAAGCTTTCCTAGCTGTATTAAAGTTGGATTAA
- a CDS encoding putative molybdenum carrier protein: MTKNKLQILCQNLISKEQIGVKRAILYTYLKYSFLFSDQRPKNRKAEDGRINAKYLLNELPQENDAAQNPKKCHRT, translated from the coding sequence ATGACGAAAAATAAATTACAAATACTATGCCAAAACCTAATTTCAAAAGAACAAATTGGAGTTAAACGTGCGATTTTATACACTTACCTTAAATATTCATTCCTGTTTAGCGACCAGCGTCCTAAAAACAGGAAAGCAGAAGATGGCAGAATCAATGCAAAATACCTGCTAAATGAACTTCCACAAGAAAACGATGCTGCCCAGAACCCGAAAAAATGTCACCGAACCTGA
- the deoC gene encoding deoxyribose-phosphate aldolase, with the protein MTSVQKLAKVIDHSILHPTMTDYDLERECAVAAKYNVASVCVKPYAVKQATQLLKNTGVAVGCVIGFPAGNSAIEVKAFEAETACRDGAVEIDMVINIGKALQGDWDYVEDEIATVVKTCHRNGAIVKVIFETDYIANEQDLKKLCEICTKVGADYIKTSSGFGFVKGADGRYSYMGATVENLKLMRDNSGQNVKIKAAGGVRTLGALLAVYEVGCSRCGATATVAILEEAKKRFGE; encoded by the coding sequence ATGACTAGTGTTCAGAAGCTTGCAAAAGTGATTGATCATTCGATCCTTCATCCCACCATGACAGATTATGATTTAGAACGAGAATGTGCAGTTGCGGCAAAGTATAATGTGGCATCGGTTTGTGTTAAGCCTTATGCGGTAAAACAAGCCACGCAGCTTTTAAAGAATACCGGGGTAGCAGTTGGTTGTGTTATTGGTTTTCCGGCCGGAAATTCAGCAATAGAAGTAAAAGCTTTTGAAGCCGAAACAGCCTGTAGGGATGGAGCGGTTGAGATTGACATGGTAATAAATATCGGGAAGGCTTTGCAAGGTGACTGGGATTATGTTGAAGATGAAATTGCCACAGTAGTAAAAACTTGTCATAGAAATGGGGCGATTGTAAAGGTGATTTTTGAAACCGACTATATTGCTAATGAACAGGATCTTAAAAAACTTTGCGAGATATGCACAAAAGTGGGGGCTGATTATATCAAAACATCCTCCGGTTTTGGTTTTGTAAAAGGTGCTGATGGACGATATTCATACATGGGAGCTACTGTTGAAAACCTGAAGCTCATGCGCGATAATAGTGGACAAAATGTAAAAATAAAAGCTGCCGGGGGTGTGCGTACGCTCGGTGCTTTGTTGGCCGTGTATGAAGTCGGTTGCTCGCGTTGTGGAGCTACGGCAACTGTTGCTATTCTTGAAGAAGCAAAAAAACGATTTGGGGAATAG
- a CDS encoding phospholipase D-like domain-containing protein, with amino-acid sequence MKILTFILFLFTSVELFAQTSIYEARQKPINTSVTVSGVVTNGSELGAIRYIQDDTGGIGIYDNTLSGTLRGDSITVTGKLVDYNNLLEINPVTNFTNHASGISLAEPQIISINNIGEDYEAELIRMNNVEFVNASGQFGGNNNYSFTDGTNTGEIRISSGSPLVGEAIPAGKFDLVAICSQYKTTYQLLPRDADDFISNSSIQLTSALKAVESTTSSITIKWHTDTDGTSEVRYGSSMEVAALTNHASGESTANADEYTHQAQITGLQNSEIVYAQAFSVNESDTAFSAINAFVSNSNSSGEIKVYFNTDIDESYANPTVASYIDDFMADTLAAYINRASETIDFCIYNIDNSKIADALNAAYNRGVTIRFITCGSTKHSSVYDLNNNIPVLERPEIAEGGIMHNKFVVFDANSANANASWVWSGSTNLTPNQLTYDSNNMIFIQDQSLAKVYEIEFEEMWGSTGNQPNAGNAKFGNTKIDNTPHQIQVGDKLIACYFSPSDNTNQQLINAINTADYNLDIETMLITRSDLSNAITDAYDRNVEVNVLTESETDNTDFVNSSLKSSLPAKKYIFDDAAGQLHHKMALIDANTPDSDPQTITGSHNWSNSANERNDENTLIIHDADIANQYYQQFAYRFEQNKGTLVLSAQHIKSTSVKVFPNPTEGRLIINADKEISSISVYNTTGAKIKELHPNENTAEFNLPHNSTGLFLLKVELGNGDYNTYKILKK; translated from the coding sequence ATGAAGATCTTGACATTCATTCTGTTTCTTTTTACAAGCGTTGAGTTGTTCGCTCAAACAAGTATCTACGAAGCTCGCCAAAAACCAATAAACACAAGCGTTACGGTTTCAGGAGTAGTGACTAACGGTTCCGAACTTGGCGCCATCAGGTATATACAGGATGATACCGGCGGAATTGGCATATACGACAATACTCTATCTGGGACGCTACGAGGAGATTCAATTACTGTTACCGGCAAGCTTGTTGATTATAACAATTTATTGGAAATAAACCCGGTTACCAACTTTACGAATCATGCTTCGGGAATATCGCTGGCCGAGCCCCAAATCATCAGTATTAACAATATTGGTGAAGATTATGAAGCCGAATTGATACGAATGAATAATGTTGAGTTTGTAAATGCCAGCGGGCAATTTGGCGGAAATAACAATTACTCTTTTACTGATGGCACAAATACAGGAGAAATACGGATAAGCTCAGGCAGCCCGCTTGTTGGAGAGGCAATTCCAGCCGGAAAATTTGACTTGGTTGCTATCTGCTCGCAATACAAAACAACTTACCAACTTCTTCCGCGCGATGCCGATGATTTTATTTCCAACTCCAGCATTCAGCTAACTTCAGCGCTTAAAGCAGTTGAAAGCACAACCAGTTCGATTACGATTAAATGGCATACTGATACAGATGGCACCTCTGAAGTACGATACGGATCAAGCATGGAAGTAGCAGCCTTGACAAATCATGCAAGTGGCGAATCAACTGCTAATGCCGACGAATATACGCATCAGGCACAAATTACAGGTCTGCAAAATTCAGAGATCGTTTATGCACAAGCTTTCTCGGTTAACGAAAGCGACACTGCTTTTTCAGCCATCAATGCTTTTGTAAGTAATTCAAATTCATCTGGAGAAATAAAAGTATACTTCAACACCGACATTGATGAAAGCTACGCTAATCCAACTGTTGCATCCTATATCGATGATTTTATGGCAGACACACTCGCGGCCTATATTAACAGAGCCAGCGAAACAATAGATTTCTGTATTTATAATATCGACAATTCAAAAATAGCAGACGCGCTAAATGCTGCCTACAATCGCGGGGTAACTATTCGTTTTATCACCTGCGGATCAACAAAACACTCCAGTGTTTATGATCTGAATAACAATATTCCGGTACTCGAACGGCCGGAGATAGCTGAAGGCGGAATTATGCACAACAAATTTGTTGTTTTCGATGCCAATTCTGCCAACGCAAATGCTTCCTGGGTATGGTCGGGCTCTACCAATCTCACCCCAAACCAATTAACTTACGACAGCAATAATATGATCTTTATTCAAGACCAATCGCTGGCAAAAGTTTATGAGATTGAATTTGAAGAAATGTGGGGTAGCACCGGCAACCAGCCAAATGCCGGAAATGCAAAATTTGGAAATACAAAAATTGATAATACTCCACACCAAATTCAGGTGGGCGATAAACTAATTGCCTGTTACTTCAGTCCGTCGGACAATACCAACCAACAATTAATAAATGCGATTAACACAGCAGATTACAATCTGGATATTGAAACCATGCTAATTACCCGCTCAGACCTGAGCAATGCTATTACCGATGCCTACGACCGCAACGTGGAGGTAAATGTTCTCACAGAATCAGAGACGGACAATACCGACTTCGTGAATTCCTCCCTTAAAAGTTCGTTACCCGCTAAAAAATATATTTTTGACGATGCAGCAGGTCAGCTTCACCACAAAATGGCACTAATAGATGCAAACACCCCTGATTCTGATCCGCAAACAATAACCGGAAGCCACAACTGGAGTAATTCGGCCAACGAAAGAAACGACGAAAATACACTCATCATTCACGATGCAGATATTGCCAACCAGTATTACCAGCAATTTGCTTATCGCTTTGAACAAAACAAAGGGACACTGGTACTCTCGGCACAGCATATAAAATCAACTTCTGTTAAGGTATTTCCAAATCCAACAGAAGGAAGACTAATAATAAATGCCGATAAAGAGATTTCAAGTATTTCAGTATATAACACAACCGGTGCAAAAATCAAAGAACTACATCCCAATGAAAATACTGCAGAATTTAATTTGCCACACAATTCAACCGGGCTTTTTCTGCTAAAAGTAGAATTAGGCAACGGCGATTATAATACGTATAAAATATTGAAGAAATAA
- a CDS encoding T9SS type A sorting domain-containing protein, with amino-acid sequence MKHIILLLFTLIVASASYAQDTGFSSFQNEEEKNEVKVYPNPCKNNKVTIDYTLKEISEIRITNITGKQVYLKEYKFPISKIQLSLNDIPNGIYLVQISTTDNKRTVKKLMISRN; translated from the coding sequence ATGAAACATATTATACTTCTCTTATTTACATTAATTGTTGCTTCAGCATCTTATGCTCAAGATACTGGATTCTCTTCGTTCCAAAATGAAGAAGAAAAAAACGAAGTAAAAGTTTATCCCAATCCTTGCAAGAATAATAAAGTTACTATTGACTATACGTTAAAAGAAATAAGCGAAATCCGTATCACCAACATTACAGGGAAACAGGTTTATTTGAAAGAATACAAATTTCCGATTTCAAAAATACAGCTATCACTTAACGATATTCCAAACGGAATTTATCTGGTTCAAATCTCAACAACCGACAATAAACGAACCGTAAAAAAACTGATGATCTCGAGAAATTAA
- the kdsB gene encoding 3-deoxy-manno-octulosonate cytidylyltransferase yields the protein MNFIGVIPARYQSSRFPGKPLAKIKNKPMIQWVYENASKALPYVCVATDDDRIFDAVKAFGGKVEKTRPTHQSGTDRCAEAALKIAKNRPVDIVINIQGDEPFVKPEQIELIKSCFESETEIATLVKKLDSEEELFNPNRPKVVLDKNDFALYFSRSPIPYFRGEENKDWIKKHTFWGHIGMYAFKADVLQKITQLKQGKLELAESLEQLRWLENGYKIKTAETNSATIGIDTPEDLKAALQLFESFSVI from the coding sequence ATGAACTTCATTGGAGTTATACCTGCCCGTTATCAATCCTCACGATTTCCGGGAAAGCCGCTGGCAAAAATAAAGAACAAACCTATGATTCAGTGGGTGTATGAAAATGCATCGAAAGCTCTTCCGTATGTTTGTGTTGCCACCGACGACGATCGTATTTTCGATGCAGTAAAAGCATTTGGTGGCAAAGTAGAAAAAACACGTCCTACACACCAAAGTGGCACCGACCGCTGTGCCGAGGCAGCATTAAAAATTGCAAAAAATCGCCCTGTAGATATCGTGATAAACATACAAGGCGACGAGCCTTTTGTAAAACCGGAACAAATTGAATTAATTAAGTCGTGTTTTGAAAGCGAAACAGAAATTGCAACACTGGTAAAAAAACTAGATTCGGAAGAGGAACTTTTTAATCCGAACCGCCCAAAGGTAGTGCTCGACAAAAACGATTTTGCCTTGTATTTCAGCCGCTCTCCTATTCCGTATTTCCGTGGAGAAGAAAATAAAGACTGGATAAAAAAACATACATTCTGGGGGCACATTGGCATGTATGCTTTTAAGGCCGACGTATTACAAAAAATAACTCAACTAAAGCAAGGAAAACTGGAACTGGCCGAATCGCTGGAACAGTTACGCTGGCTCGAAAATGGCTACAAAATAAAAACAGCAGAAACCAATTCTGCCACCATTGGCATTGATACACCAGAAGATTTGAAAGCAGCTTTGCAACTATTCGAATCTTTTTCTGTCATATAA
- a CDS encoding sigma-54 dependent transcriptional regulator: MELQAIKQRFGIIGNTAGINRAIEVAVQVAPTDLSVLVTGESGVGKEIFPQIIHQFSSRKHGKYIAVNCGAIPEGTIDSELFGHEKGAFTGALADRKGYFQEADGGTIFLDEIGELPLSTQVRLLRVLETGEFMKVGSSQVIKTNVRVIAATNVIIPKAIEGGKFREDLYYRLNTVPIAIPPLRERPDDVILLFRKFARDFAEKYRMPPVRLKEDARTVLVSFRWPGNIRQLKNITEQISIIEQERDISGEALRPYLPVSGGANLPALLAREEDNKSFANEREILYKVLFDMKSDMNDLKKLVLDLMENRDAPISGDQAQIIRNLYNTDDGNFVAKDHAPSPIHITSVDKDNIQDTEEFVEESLSLADKEIELIQKALEKHRGKRKYAAQELGISERTLYRKIKEYDIKG; this comes from the coding sequence ATGGAATTACAAGCAATAAAACAAAGATTTGGAATAATAGGAAACACCGCCGGTATAAACCGGGCCATTGAAGTTGCCGTTCAGGTGGCACCAACTGATTTGTCGGTTTTGGTAACTGGTGAAAGTGGTGTTGGTAAAGAAATATTTCCACAAATAATACATCAGTTTTCGAGCCGGAAACATGGTAAATATATTGCCGTAAACTGCGGAGCTATTCCCGAGGGGACAATCGATTCTGAGTTGTTCGGGCACGAAAAAGGAGCATTTACCGGAGCACTCGCCGACCGGAAAGGATATTTTCAGGAAGCCGATGGCGGAACCATATTTTTGGATGAAATTGGCGAGTTGCCTTTGTCAACTCAGGTGCGTTTACTGCGAGTGTTGGAAACCGGCGAGTTTATGAAGGTTGGTTCGTCGCAGGTAATAAAAACCAATGTGCGGGTAATTGCCGCTACCAACGTAATTATTCCGAAAGCAATTGAAGGAGGGAAATTCCGTGAGGATTTGTATTATCGTTTAAATACGGTGCCAATTGCAATTCCGCCTTTGCGCGAACGTCCCGACGATGTTATTTTGTTGTTTCGAAAATTTGCGCGCGATTTTGCCGAAAAATACCGTATGCCTCCCGTGCGTTTAAAGGAAGACGCACGAACTGTTTTGGTAAGTTTTCGCTGGCCCGGAAATATTCGCCAGTTAAAAAATATTACTGAGCAGATTTCGATAATTGAGCAGGAACGTGATATTTCGGGCGAAGCGTTACGCCCGTATTTACCTGTTAGCGGGGGAGCTAATTTGCCGGCTTTGCTGGCACGTGAAGAAGACAATAAGTCGTTTGCCAACGAGCGGGAAATTCTGTACAAAGTTCTTTTTGATATGAAGAGCGATATGAACGATTTGAAAAAGCTGGTGCTCGATTTAATGGAAAACCGAGATGCGCCGATTTCTGGCGATCAGGCACAAATTATCCGTAATTTGTACAATACCGACGATGGTAATTTTGTGGCAAAAGATCACGCGCCGAGTCCAATACATATTACCTCGGTTGACAAAGATAATATTCAGGATACGGAAGAATTTGTGGAAGAATCGCTTTCTTTGGCCGATAAAGAAATTGAGTTGATTCAGAAAGCACTGGAGAAACACCGCGGGAAAAGAAAATATGCCGCTCAGGAATTGGGAATTTCGGAACGGACATTATACCGCAAAATTAAAGAATACGATATTAAGGGATAA
- a CDS encoding LptE family protein, translating into MLRKLLFVAVLAGLAGIFMPSCKVSYTFTGANLSPEVKTFTVYYFPNRARLINPTLSQSFTEELREKLTRQTSLNELSESGDLEFEGQITGYEFRPMSVQKEDVSAQTRLTVTINVKYTNNKVPDDNFEKSFSAYEDFDSNESISSVEEELTAQIIEKLTEDIFNATIANW; encoded by the coding sequence ATGTTGAGAAAACTATTGTTTGTTGCTGTTTTGGCGGGTCTGGCTGGCATTTTTATGCCATCTTGTAAAGTTAGTTATACATTTACTGGCGCTAACTTATCGCCCGAAGTAAAAACATTTACGGTATATTACTTTCCCAATCGCGCGCGTTTGATTAACCCAACGCTGAGCCAGAGTTTTACCGAAGAATTGCGCGAGAAATTAACGCGCCAAACATCATTAAACGAATTGTCGGAAAGTGGGGATCTTGAATTTGAAGGGCAGATTACAGGATACGAATTTCGTCCAATGTCAGTTCAGAAAGAGGACGTGTCGGCGCAAACACGCCTTACTGTTACAATTAATGTGAAGTATACCAATAATAAGGTTCCTGATGATAATTTCGAAAAGTCATTTTCTGCCTACGAAGACTTTGATAGTAACGAATCTATCAGTTCGGTGGAAGAGGAATTGACTGCCCAAATTATTGAAAAACTTACCGAGGATATTTTTAACGCTACAATTGCAAACTGGTAA
- a CDS encoding tetratricopeptide repeat protein: MEREQFQSYINASKSLNEESLAEVKKLTVDFPWFSAGWMLYLKSLKKLEHADYDVILKQVAVMVPDRRMLFKFLNDELPKKQVEVATENTPVTYRLEGDVELQSENSLIDKFLSANSTRLGTVKINLDTNGNGSDTAHVEQSVKEDNELVTETLASIYFQQKNFDKALDAYRKLSLKYPEKSVYFAGRIEEIELLKNNN; the protein is encoded by the coding sequence ATGGAACGGGAACAGTTTCAGTCATATATAAATGCATCGAAATCGCTGAATGAAGAGTCGTTGGCTGAGGTTAAAAAACTCACTGTCGATTTTCCATGGTTTTCAGCAGGCTGGATGTTGTATTTAAAGAGCCTAAAGAAACTGGAGCATGCGGATTATGATGTTATTTTGAAGCAAGTGGCGGTTATGGTTCCTGACAGAAGGATGTTGTTTAAGTTTTTAAATGATGAGTTGCCTAAAAAACAGGTGGAAGTAGCAACAGAGAACACGCCGGTAACTTATCGTTTAGAAGGAGATGTCGAACTACAATCGGAGAATTCGTTGATCGATAAATTTTTATCGGCCAACAGTACTCGTTTAGGGACGGTGAAAATTAATTTGGATACCAATGGGAATGGTAGCGATACTGCACATGTAGAGCAATCAGTAAAAGAAGATAACGAGCTGGTTACAGAAACGTTGGCGTCGATTTATTTTCAGCAGAAGAACTTTGATAAAGCTTTGGATGCCTATCGGAAATTAAGTTTGAAATATCCAGAAAAAAGTGTTTACTTTGCAGGCCGTATTGAAGAAATTGAATTGTTAAAGAATAATAATTAA